The Daphnia pulex isolate KAP4 chromosome 3, ASM2113471v1 genome includes a region encoding these proteins:
- the LOC124191110 gene encoding uncharacterized protein LOC124191110 isoform X2, which produces MEKRNLRVSALAEGLAAIGLVLAIITVISPYWGRFSNEGSPNSGDLVTGYFGLWTICKDLPQGRSFCGLNITAFNLSTWTFIAGVIAVVSVISLGLAALLGVCLLLMLKTQERVCLPYRPAVVARLVLSALAALMSTTAIALASIRTDERLPYGLSRGWTFYLQMLVIASEVLLTLASTYDLMLSRRLGGDPTFYSRDPSGSGALTYSNPSFKDDSGRPSGVGGGRPGSGMGGGRPGSSNGSSTSNSSINTIVSASSVRSAPNGKQVSTNGARMHNSHNKTSSSGKSPSSGRASPKRPTTGRLANGAMIRAAAGRGSQRSRSSGHNSSRSKPTIALTASSAHPYSMGGADGRSPDSVDHGSTSSILNGSFGSIESSSYGTTSSIISTSSISSNPMALSPRKSSLKKPRPRNEVPASPVPEGSETGSILGFQNPGFGENRPGSIKRVRIASQSTDV; this is translated from the exons ATGGAGAAGCGCAATTTGAGAGTGTCCGCCTTGGCTGAGGGATTAGCGGCCATCGGCTTGGTCCTGGCCATCATCACCGTCATATCTCCGTACTGGGGAAGATTTTCCAACGAAGGATCACCTAATAGTGGCG ATCTGGTTACTGGCTATTTCGGATTGTGGACGATCTGCAAAGACCTGCCCCAGGGGCGTTCCTTCTGTGGCTTGAATATCACTGCTTTTAACCTGTCAA CATGGACATTTATTGCCGGAGTCATTGCTGTTGTCAGCGTCATCTCCCTCGGTCTGGCTGCCCTGCTGGGCGTCTGTCTCCTACTGATGCTCAAAACCCAGGAGCGCGTCTGTCTGCCTTATCGACCGGCCGTTGTGGCCCGTCTCGTCCTCTCGGCACTCGCAG CTCTCATGTCGACTACAGCCATAGCATTGGCCAGCATCCGGACAGACGAGAGACTACCTTACGGCTTGAGTCGAGGATGGACCTTCTACCTGCAGATGCTGGTCATCGCATCCGAAGTCCTCCTGACGCTGGCCTCCACCTACGATTTGATGCTGAGTCGACGGCTGGGCGGCGATCCCACATTTTACAGCCGCGATCCTTCAGGCTCCGGCGCTCTCACCTACTCCAATCCCAGTTTCAAGGACGATTCCGGCCGTCCCAGCGGAGTGGGTGGCGGGCGACCAGGAAGCGGAATGGGCGGAGGGCGGCCGGGAAGTAGCAACGGTTCCTCGACTAGTAACAGTAGCATCAACACCATCGTCTCGGCCAGCTCCGTCCGATCGGCACCCAATGGCAAACAGGTCAGCACCAACGGGGCCCGAATGCACAACTCGCACAATAAAACTTCCTCCTCAGGCAAGAGCCCTTCTTCCGGCAGAGCGTCACCTAAACGGCCAA CCACGGGACGATTGGCGAACGGTGCGATGATCCGCGCGGCGGCCGGCCGTGGGAGCCAACGAAGTCGGTCAAGTGGACACAACAGTTCAAGATCGAAACCGACCATAGCCTTAACGGCCTCCAGTGCCCATCCGTACTCGATGGGAGGAGCTGACGGGCGATCACCCGACAGCGTCGATCACGGCAGCACGTCGAGCATTTTAAATGGATCATTCGGCTCGATCGAGAGTTCCAGCTACGGCACGACCAGTTCCATCATCTCCACGAGTTCCATCTCGTCCAACCCGATGGCTCTGTCACCCCGCAAATCTTCGCTCAAGAAGCCCAGACCGCGCAATGAGGTCCCGGCCTCTCCAGTGCCGGAAGGAAGCGAAACAGGTAGCATCTTGGGATTCCAGAATCCGGGCTTTGGCGAAAACCGGCCCGGAAGCATCAAACGGGTCCGCATAGCCTCGCAGAGCACCgatgtttaa
- the LOC124191110 gene encoding uncharacterized protein LOC124191110 isoform X1 produces MEKRNLRVSALAEGLAAIGLVLAIITVISPYWGRFSNEGSPNSGDLVTGYFGLWTICKDLPQGRSFCGLNITAFNLSSKMLMPMSDFRCSHSHRLIVLSAWTFIAGVIAVVSVISLGLAALLGVCLLLMLKTQERVCLPYRPAVVARLVLSALAALMSTTAIALASIRTDERLPYGLSRGWTFYLQMLVIASEVLLTLASTYDLMLSRRLGGDPTFYSRDPSGSGALTYSNPSFKDDSGRPSGVGGGRPGSGMGGGRPGSSNGSSTSNSSINTIVSASSVRSAPNGKQVSTNGARMHNSHNKTSSSGKSPSSGRASPKRPTTGRLANGAMIRAAAGRGSQRSRSSGHNSSRSKPTIALTASSAHPYSMGGADGRSPDSVDHGSTSSILNGSFGSIESSSYGTTSSIISTSSISSNPMALSPRKSSLKKPRPRNEVPASPVPEGSETGSILGFQNPGFGENRPGSIKRVRIASQSTDV; encoded by the exons ATGGAGAAGCGCAATTTGAGAGTGTCCGCCTTGGCTGAGGGATTAGCGGCCATCGGCTTGGTCCTGGCCATCATCACCGTCATATCTCCGTACTGGGGAAGATTTTCCAACGAAGGATCACCTAATAGTGGCG ATCTGGTTACTGGCTATTTCGGATTGTGGACGATCTGCAAAGACCTGCCCCAGGGGCGTTCCTTCTGTGGCTTGAATATCACTGCTTTTAACCTGTCAAGTAAAATGTTGATGCCCATGTCAGATTTCCGTTGCAGTCATTCTCACCGGCTTATTGTTCTTTCAGCATGGACATTTATTGCCGGAGTCATTGCTGTTGTCAGCGTCATCTCCCTCGGTCTGGCTGCCCTGCTGGGCGTCTGTCTCCTACTGATGCTCAAAACCCAGGAGCGCGTCTGTCTGCCTTATCGACCGGCCGTTGTGGCCCGTCTCGTCCTCTCGGCACTCGCAG CTCTCATGTCGACTACAGCCATAGCATTGGCCAGCATCCGGACAGACGAGAGACTACCTTACGGCTTGAGTCGAGGATGGACCTTCTACCTGCAGATGCTGGTCATCGCATCCGAAGTCCTCCTGACGCTGGCCTCCACCTACGATTTGATGCTGAGTCGACGGCTGGGCGGCGATCCCACATTTTACAGCCGCGATCCTTCAGGCTCCGGCGCTCTCACCTACTCCAATCCCAGTTTCAAGGACGATTCCGGCCGTCCCAGCGGAGTGGGTGGCGGGCGACCAGGAAGCGGAATGGGCGGAGGGCGGCCGGGAAGTAGCAACGGTTCCTCGACTAGTAACAGTAGCATCAACACCATCGTCTCGGCCAGCTCCGTCCGATCGGCACCCAATGGCAAACAGGTCAGCACCAACGGGGCCCGAATGCACAACTCGCACAATAAAACTTCCTCCTCAGGCAAGAGCCCTTCTTCCGGCAGAGCGTCACCTAAACGGCCAA CCACGGGACGATTGGCGAACGGTGCGATGATCCGCGCGGCGGCCGGCCGTGGGAGCCAACGAAGTCGGTCAAGTGGACACAACAGTTCAAGATCGAAACCGACCATAGCCTTAACGGCCTCCAGTGCCCATCCGTACTCGATGGGAGGAGCTGACGGGCGATCACCCGACAGCGTCGATCACGGCAGCACGTCGAGCATTTTAAATGGATCATTCGGCTCGATCGAGAGTTCCAGCTACGGCACGACCAGTTCCATCATCTCCACGAGTTCCATCTCGTCCAACCCGATGGCTCTGTCACCCCGCAAATCTTCGCTCAAGAAGCCCAGACCGCGCAATGAGGTCCCGGCCTCTCCAGTGCCGGAAGGAAGCGAAACAGGTAGCATCTTGGGATTCCAGAATCCGGGCTTTGGCGAAAACCGGCCCGGAAGCATCAAACGGGTCCGCATAGCCTCGCAGAGCACCgatgtttaa
- the LOC124191110 gene encoding uncharacterized protein LOC124191110 isoform X3, whose amino-acid sequence MEKRNLRVSALAEGLAAIGLVLAIITVISPYWGRFSNEGSPNSGAWTFIAGVIAVVSVISLGLAALLGVCLLLMLKTQERVCLPYRPAVVARLVLSALAALMSTTAIALASIRTDERLPYGLSRGWTFYLQMLVIASEVLLTLASTYDLMLSRRLGGDPTFYSRDPSGSGALTYSNPSFKDDSGRPSGVGGGRPGSGMGGGRPGSSNGSSTSNSSINTIVSASSVRSAPNGKQVSTNGARMHNSHNKTSSSGKSPSSGRASPKRPTTGRLANGAMIRAAAGRGSQRSRSSGHNSSRSKPTIALTASSAHPYSMGGADGRSPDSVDHGSTSSILNGSFGSIESSSYGTTSSIISTSSISSNPMALSPRKSSLKKPRPRNEVPASPVPEGSETGSILGFQNPGFGENRPGSIKRVRIASQSTDV is encoded by the exons ATGGAGAAGCGCAATTTGAGAGTGTCCGCCTTGGCTGAGGGATTAGCGGCCATCGGCTTGGTCCTGGCCATCATCACCGTCATATCTCCGTACTGGGGAAGATTTTCCAACGAAGGATCACCTAATAGTGGCG CATGGACATTTATTGCCGGAGTCATTGCTGTTGTCAGCGTCATCTCCCTCGGTCTGGCTGCCCTGCTGGGCGTCTGTCTCCTACTGATGCTCAAAACCCAGGAGCGCGTCTGTCTGCCTTATCGACCGGCCGTTGTGGCCCGTCTCGTCCTCTCGGCACTCGCAG CTCTCATGTCGACTACAGCCATAGCATTGGCCAGCATCCGGACAGACGAGAGACTACCTTACGGCTTGAGTCGAGGATGGACCTTCTACCTGCAGATGCTGGTCATCGCATCCGAAGTCCTCCTGACGCTGGCCTCCACCTACGATTTGATGCTGAGTCGACGGCTGGGCGGCGATCCCACATTTTACAGCCGCGATCCTTCAGGCTCCGGCGCTCTCACCTACTCCAATCCCAGTTTCAAGGACGATTCCGGCCGTCCCAGCGGAGTGGGTGGCGGGCGACCAGGAAGCGGAATGGGCGGAGGGCGGCCGGGAAGTAGCAACGGTTCCTCGACTAGTAACAGTAGCATCAACACCATCGTCTCGGCCAGCTCCGTCCGATCGGCACCCAATGGCAAACAGGTCAGCACCAACGGGGCCCGAATGCACAACTCGCACAATAAAACTTCCTCCTCAGGCAAGAGCCCTTCTTCCGGCAGAGCGTCACCTAAACGGCCAA CCACGGGACGATTGGCGAACGGTGCGATGATCCGCGCGGCGGCCGGCCGTGGGAGCCAACGAAGTCGGTCAAGTGGACACAACAGTTCAAGATCGAAACCGACCATAGCCTTAACGGCCTCCAGTGCCCATCCGTACTCGATGGGAGGAGCTGACGGGCGATCACCCGACAGCGTCGATCACGGCAGCACGTCGAGCATTTTAAATGGATCATTCGGCTCGATCGAGAGTTCCAGCTACGGCACGACCAGTTCCATCATCTCCACGAGTTCCATCTCGTCCAACCCGATGGCTCTGTCACCCCGCAAATCTTCGCTCAAGAAGCCCAGACCGCGCAATGAGGTCCCGGCCTCTCCAGTGCCGGAAGGAAGCGAAACAGGTAGCATCTTGGGATTCCAGAATCCGGGCTTTGGCGAAAACCGGCCCGGAAGCATCAAACGGGTCCGCATAGCCTCGCAGAGCACCgatgtttaa